Proteins from a genomic interval of Clostridium sp. 'deep sea':
- a CDS encoding AraC family transcriptional regulator has translation MLLGKGIDEYLNVVCKDENCVIYEIKGDTGEGTMTCYTVFPGVYLMYNNFHMQYFKSTVHINEDMFCIDHCREGRIQWEADNNSYLYLKARDLRIDNRYQHEGNFEFPLRHYHGITIAFFLEEACDAVANCLQGFSVDLYKLKDKFCKNDRSFVIRSGTSIEHIFSELYSVPLAIKKQYFKIKILELLLYLSALESENAGEKRPYFYKSQVEKIKAIELFMTKDLNKHYTLNELSAKFEISLTAMKKCFKGVYGSSIYAYLKAYRMNQAAVMLRQSKYNIVTIAGLVGYESPSKFSVAFKSVMGKSPLEYRKSFV, from the coding sequence ATGCTGCTTGGTAAAGGTATTGATGAATATCTTAATGTAGTATGTAAAGATGAAAATTGTGTAATATATGAAATTAAAGGTGATACAGGTGAAGGAACTATGACCTGTTATACGGTTTTTCCTGGTGTCTATTTAATGTATAACAATTTTCATATGCAATACTTTAAGTCAACAGTACATATCAATGAAGATATGTTTTGTATAGACCACTGTCGAGAGGGTCGAATTCAATGGGAGGCAGATAACAACTCTTATCTCTACTTAAAAGCTCGTGACTTAAGAATAGACAACAGGTATCAGCATGAGGGTAACTTTGAGTTTCCTTTGCGTCATTATCACGGTATTACTATAGCATTTTTTTTAGAAGAGGCATGTGATGCTGTTGCTAATTGTTTGCAAGGCTTTTCGGTAGATTTGTATAAACTCAAAGATAAGTTTTGTAAAAACGACAGATCCTTTGTAATAAGATCCGGCACCTCTATTGAGCATATTTTTTCAGAATTATATTCAGTGCCACTAGCCATAAAAAAACAGTATTTTAAAATAAAAATTTTAGAGCTTTTATTATATTTAAGCGCACTAGAGTCAGAAAATGCTGGTGAAAAACGGCCCTATTTTTATAAAAGTCAGGTAGAAAAAATTAAGGCTATTGAGTTGTTTATGACTAAAGACTTAAATAAACACTATACCTTAAACGAATTATCAGCAAAGTTTGAGATATCACTTACTGCCATGAAAAAATGTTTTAAGGGTGTTTATGGTTCTTCAATCTATGCTTATTTAAAGGCATATAGAATGAATCAGGCCGCAGTTATGTTACGCCAAAGTAAGTATAATATTGTAACTATTGCTGGCTTAGTTGGCTATGAGAGCCCTAGCAAGTTTTCAGTAGCGTTTAAATCAGTAATGGGAAAGTCTCCCTTAGAGTATCGAAAATCCTTTGTCTAA
- a CDS encoding ABC transporter ATP-binding protein, with product MKNKNWLKTIIECASICKFKLTLSVIFAIISVAGSLIPYIGVYQILQLFIKGTANVQNILYWSAICLLGYMIKIIFHGISTVISHISAYTILEQIRLKIINKMMKAPLGSVLNQTSGKLKNIIVDRVETIEIPLAHMIPEGISNIVLPIVVFCYLFTIDWRMALSSLATVPIAAVSCVFLMRNFNKQYADYMKTSNYVNSVIVEYVSGIEVIKAFSQSNKSYEKFSNAVKMFRDYTLAWFHSTWKLLNFTTVILPSSLLGTIPMGLYLYSKSIINPAEFAICLILSLGIIAPLMWFTTAINDMKAIEYAVNDAQKLLDLNELPNCTKEVKLTNYDIKLNNVSFSYTGENGEVKALNKVNLTIPQSQFTALVGPSGSGKSTVARLVSRFWDVDTGSIELSGINIKNIPLQQLSNSISYVNQNNFLFNSSLLENIRLGNPSASDEQVYEAAKRAQCDEFIKRLKNGYHTTAGEAGGKLSGGERQRIAIARAILKNAPIVILDEATAFTDPENEHKIQKSIAELTKGKTLLVIAHRLSTVKDANQIVVMNNGEVVQSGKQQELLASCQLYNNMWQSHIGAKQWAAGYSREEQAHVSNN from the coding sequence ATGAAGAATAAAAATTGGCTCAAAACCATAATTGAATGCGCTTCTATTTGTAAATTTAAACTGACTTTGTCAGTGATTTTTGCCATAATAAGCGTTGCAGGAAGCTTAATACCTTACATTGGGGTATATCAAATACTTCAATTATTTATAAAAGGCACAGCTAATGTGCAAAATATATTGTATTGGTCGGCAATTTGTTTGTTAGGATACATGATAAAAATTATTTTTCATGGTATCTCAACTGTAATATCTCATATTTCTGCTTACACCATTTTAGAGCAAATAAGATTGAAAATAATTAATAAAATGATGAAAGCCCCTTTGGGTTCGGTGTTAAATCAAACCTCTGGCAAATTAAAAAATATTATTGTGGACAGGGTTGAAACAATTGAAATACCTTTGGCACACATGATTCCCGAAGGAATTTCAAATATTGTATTGCCAATAGTTGTGTTTTGTTACTTGTTTACAATAGATTGGCGAATGGCCTTAAGCTCATTAGCTACAGTTCCTATTGCGGCTGTTTCGTGTGTTTTTTTAATGCGTAACTTTAATAAACAATACGCTGATTACATGAAAACAAGTAACTATGTTAATAGTGTAATTGTTGAATATGTAAGTGGTATAGAGGTTATAAAAGCATTTAGTCAATCGAATAAGTCCTATGAAAAATTTTCCAATGCTGTAAAGATGTTTAGAGATTATACTTTAGCTTGGTTTCATAGCACCTGGAAATTGTTAAACTTTACAACCGTTATCTTACCTTCATCTCTATTAGGAACCATACCAATGGGATTGTATTTATATAGTAAATCTATAATCAACCCTGCTGAGTTTGCAATATGTTTAATTTTATCGTTAGGAATCATTGCTCCATTAATGTGGTTTACTACTGCCATAAATGATATGAAAGCAATAGAGTATGCCGTAAATGATGCTCAAAAACTATTAGATCTTAATGAATTACCTAACTGCACTAAAGAGGTTAAGCTTACTAATTATGATATTAAATTAAATAATGTTAGCTTTTCATATACCGGTGAAAACGGAGAGGTTAAGGCTTTAAATAAGGTTAATTTAACAATACCTCAAAGTCAGTTTACAGCCTTAGTAGGACCTTCGGGCAGTGGTAAGTCTACGGTAGCAAGATTAGTGTCACGTTTTTGGGATGTAGATACTGGGTCTATAGAATTAAGTGGAATAAATATAAAAAATATACCTTTACAGCAACTTAGTAATTCTATTAGTTATGTTAATCAAAATAACTTTTTATTTAATAGCTCTTTATTAGAAAACATTAGGCTGGGTAATCCTAGTGCTAGTGATGAGCAGGTTTATGAGGCAGCTAAAAGGGCTCAGTGTGATGAGTTTATTAAAAGACTTAAAAATGGTTATCATACCACAGCTGGAGAAGCGGGGGGTAAGCTCTCAGGAGGTGAGCGTCAAAGAATTGCTATTGCGCGAGCTATTTTAAAAAATGCACCTATAGTTATATTAGACGAAGCCACTGCCTTTACTGACCCCGAAAATGAGCATAAAATTCAAAAATCTATTGCTGAACTTACTAAAGGTAAAACCCTATTGGTTATTGCACATAGACTATCTACCGTTAAAGATGCTAATCAAATAGTTGTTATGAATAATGGTGAGGTTGTGCAAAGTGGTAAACAGCAAGAGTTATTAGCGAGTTGTCAGCTATATAATAATATGTGGCAATCCCACATAGGTGCCAAACAATGGGCAGCAGGTTATAGCAGAGAGGAGCAGGCACATGTTTCAAATAATTAA
- a CDS encoding ABC transporter ATP-binding protein produces MFQIIKRLINWTGEYKHRLYKGFVCSFFNTMFTAFPIMAAAYTFNLIVTDTNNKSNISSSTILLVFIALVVATLLRFYTAYKKACFQESIAYEMTSKERNEIGSILKRVPLGFFQKNNAGDLTSAVTTDLSYMELYGMKMIDTVVNGYISSFTMVLCLAFFNWQLALVAVAGILLSGFALSLLGKKSRNNAAQHLTASEKMTGSTLEYILGLPVIKAFGQQGIAIKNIAEAYQCSKKINIKIEKQFVPCNCLHQFFLKVASVLIVLGSSYFALQGTMSLPTMVMMLIFSFTLFSNVEIINNAIHVLEIINKNMDKIDTIKQAEFIDKDGKDIKLNNYDIEFNNVTFSYDKREILKNMSFKIPQNTTTAIIGASGSGKTTICKLIAKFYDPNSGNILIGGTDIKKLTCDSLLKNISMVFQNVYLFKDTVLNNIKFGNPNVNFKDVVKAAKAARCHEFIMQLPKGYNTVIGEGGSSLSGGEKQRISIARAILKDSPIVILDEATASVDPENEHHIQVAVNNLTHGKTIIIIAHRLATIKHADQILVIEDGKISQKGRHESLKNETGIYKKYLTIREKAEGWSI; encoded by the coding sequence ATGTTTCAAATAATTAAAAGACTAATAAACTGGACCGGTGAATATAAACATCGACTGTATAAGGGTTTTGTTTGCTCATTTTTTAACACAATGTTTACAGCTTTTCCAATAATGGCGGCGGCTTATACCTTTAACTTAATTGTTACTGACACTAATAACAAAAGTAATATTTCTAGTTCTACTATATTACTGGTGTTTATTGCCTTAGTTGTAGCTACTTTATTGCGATTTTATACTGCCTACAAAAAAGCGTGTTTTCAAGAAAGCATTGCTTACGAAATGACTTCTAAAGAGCGTAATGAAATAGGCAGTATTTTAAAAAGAGTTCCATTAGGATTTTTTCAAAAGAATAATGCTGGAGATTTAACTTCGGCCGTAACAACAGATTTATCTTATATGGAGCTTTATGGAATGAAAATGATAGATACAGTTGTTAATGGATATATTAGCTCTTTTACTATGGTATTGTGTTTAGCATTTTTTAACTGGCAGTTAGCTTTAGTTGCGGTAGCAGGAATATTGCTGTCTGGTTTTGCTTTGTCTTTATTGGGTAAAAAAAGTAGAAATAATGCTGCACAACACCTTACAGCTAGTGAAAAAATGACCGGTTCTACTTTAGAATATATACTAGGTTTGCCAGTCATTAAAGCCTTTGGTCAGCAGGGCATTGCCATTAAAAATATAGCTGAAGCTTATCAGTGCAGTAAAAAGATAAACATTAAAATAGAAAAGCAATTTGTTCCTTGCAATTGTTTACATCAGTTCTTTTTAAAAGTAGCTTCGGTGCTTATTGTATTGGGCTCATCTTATTTTGCTTTACAAGGCACTATGAGTTTGCCTACCATGGTTATGATGTTAATTTTCTCATTTACACTCTTTAGTAATGTAGAAATAATTAATAATGCAATTCATGTTTTAGAAATAATAAATAAAAATATGGATAAAATAGATACTATTAAACAAGCCGAGTTTATTGATAAAGACGGTAAAGACATTAAATTAAATAACTATGATATAGAATTTAATAATGTAACATTCTCTTATGATAAACGTGAAATACTTAAAAATATGTCTTTTAAAATACCTCAAAATACCACTACAGCTATTATAGGTGCATCCGGAAGCGGAAAAACAACTATTTGCAAACTAATAGCTAAATTCTATGACCCAAATAGTGGTAATATTTTAATTGGTGGCACAGACATTAAAAAACTAACTTGCGATAGTTTACTAAAAAATATTAGCATGGTTTTTCAAAATGTTTACTTATTTAAAGATACTGTGTTAAATAATATAAAGTTTGGAAATCCCAATGTAAATTTCAAAGATGTTGTTAAAGCAGCCAAAGCAGCTAGGTGTCATGAGTTTATTATGCAATTACCCAAGGGTTACAACACTGTAATTGGAGAGGGTGGCTCATCTTTATCTGGTGGTGAAAAACAACGCATAAGTATTGCTAGAGCAATATTAAAAGATTCTCCTATAGTAATTCTTGATGAAGCTACAGCAAGTGTTGACCCTGAGAATGAACATCATATTCAAGTTGCGGTAAATAATCTTACTCACGGTAAAACAATTATTATAATTGCCCATAGATTAGCAACTATTAAACATGCTGATCAAATATTAGTTATTGAAGATGGCAAGATATCTCAAAAAGGAAGACATGAAAGCCTTAAAAACGAAACAGGAATATACAAGAAATATTTAACTATAAGAGAAAAGGCCGAGGGTTGGAGTATCTAA
- a CDS encoding MerR family transcriptional regulator, which yields MFRIGDFSKLTQVSIRMLRYYDNTNLFKPHFSDETTGYRYYSAYQIPTISLIVSLRDMGFSVAEIKEVCHYDTLNDLKSLLTKRKNEVENSITEQFSRLKQINDFIANINKERVNMNYNVQLKSLPSYKVVSLRELVEDYSQEGMLWGKLGEFAEQNRIKLNQVSYTVYHDRSYKEKNIDIEVMIGVDELGESQGEFVFKETEPVNKVASILVSGDYTNLKEAYAYLAKWIEDNNYTINGIALQSCLKGPHNANKVEDYLTELLMPIC from the coding sequence TTGTTTAGAATTGGTGATTTTTCAAAACTTACTCAGGTTTCTATCCGTATGTTAAGGTATTACGATAATACTAACTTGTTTAAACCTCATTTTAGTGATGAGACTACTGGCTATCGATACTATTCGGCATATCAAATACCAACTATTAGTTTAATTGTATCTCTGCGAGATATGGGTTTTTCGGTTGCTGAGATTAAAGAGGTATGCCATTATGATACTCTAAATGATTTAAAATCTTTATTAACTAAACGAAAAAACGAGGTAGAGAATAGTATTACTGAGCAGTTCTCCAGACTAAAACAAATCAATGACTTTATTGCTAATATTAATAAGGAGCGTGTTAATATGAATTATAATGTTCAATTAAAGTCTTTGCCATCGTATAAAGTTGTGTCTTTAAGAGAGCTTGTAGAGGATTATAGTCAAGAAGGTATGTTATGGGGCAAGTTAGGTGAGTTTGCTGAACAAAACAGGATTAAGCTAAACCAAGTTTCCTATACTGTTTATCATGATCGTAGCTATAAAGAAAAAAATATAGATATTGAGGTTATGATAGGTGTAGATGAGTTAGGTGAGTCTCAAGGTGAGTTTGTATTTAAAGAAACTGAGCCAGTTAATAAGGTAGCTAGTATTTTAGTTAGTGGTGATTATACTAACTTAAAAGAGGCTTATGCTTATTTAGCTAAGTGGATTGAAGACAATAATTATACTATTAATGGAATTGCCCTACAATCTTGTTTAAAGGGCCCCCATAATGCCAATAAAGTAGAAGATTATTTAACAGAGTTGCTTATGCCCATTTGTTAA
- a CDS encoding response regulator transcription factor, giving the protein MPIRVLIADDDSLIRESLKIILDMDNEIEVISCVENGQEAINICNSSNIDIALLDIRMPVMNGVNATKQIVDNSTTQVLILTTFDEDEYIREAIKNGAKGYLLKNNTPDKIKSAIKTIYSGNSVIQGNVLDKLRDNINTESHADIKMFTERELDVVKAISEGLSNKEIAGKLFISQGTVKNYITSILNKTNLKHRTQIAIYYLKSK; this is encoded by the coding sequence ATGCCTATTCGAGTTTTAATAGCAGACGATGACTCGCTAATAAGAGAGAGTTTAAAAATTATTTTAGATATGGATAACGAAATTGAGGTAATTTCTTGTGTAGAAAATGGACAAGAGGCTATTAATATTTGCAATAGTTCTAATATAGATATTGCTTTACTAGACATAAGAATGCCTGTGATGAATGGCGTTAATGCCACCAAACAAATTGTTGACAATAGCACTACTCAGGTTTTAATTTTAACTACCTTTGATGAAGATGAGTATATTCGTGAAGCAATAAAAAATGGTGCCAAAGGTTATTTGCTAAAAAACAATACCCCCGATAAAATAAAATCGGCTATAAAAACAATTTACAGTGGTAACTCTGTAATTCAGGGCAATGTTTTAGATAAACTAAGAGATAATATAAATACAGAATCTCATGCGGATATAAAGATGTTTACAGAACGTGAACTGGATGTAGTAAAAGCTATCTCCGAAGGCTTGAGTAATAAGGAAATAGCTGGTAAACTATTTATATCTCAGGGAACAGTTAAAAATTATATTACCTCTATCCTTAATAAAACAAATTTAAAACACAGAACTCAAATAGCTATTTATTATTTAAAAAGTAAGTAA
- a CDS encoding sensor histidine kinase produces MEKWFLLNEFIVIIYYCWYHLRLGTVELPTILLSLLLFVCLKLTFYILKKISLKKILLFVILVFIIIVFSFIDKAIILLLPINVFLLAHYYKISNITTSILMLTLLPFINMSIKAEFALLININCLLYIVISKASSAMQRLTDLNDSLRKKNHYLQNRLDKDKSYENELKELSQLEERNKIAQQIHDNIGHTITGSVMQLEAAKALLKINPEKSSSLIDSTLKVLRKGMEQIRQTLTDIKPSSEQLGLHNLKVLLSETQKVNSLKYNLFYDENIDVITYLQWRVILKNVKEAITNTVKYSKATKLNIKIEVLNKLIKVEVKDNGIGALSVKKGLGILGMEERTQNLNGTVIIDGSNGFSVITILPL; encoded by the coding sequence ATGGAGAAGTGGTTTTTATTAAATGAATTTATAGTAATTATTTATTATTGCTGGTATCATTTAAGGCTTGGTACTGTAGAGTTACCTACAATTCTATTGAGCTTATTGCTCTTTGTTTGTTTAAAACTTACATTTTATATACTCAAAAAAATATCTCTAAAAAAAATCTTACTATTTGTTATTTTAGTATTTATCATAATAGTATTTAGCTTTATAGACAAAGCCATAATTTTGCTTTTACCTATTAATGTTTTTTTACTTGCCCATTATTATAAAATCAGTAATATAACTACTAGTATATTAATGTTAACATTACTTCCTTTTATAAATATGAGTATTAAAGCAGAATTTGCACTTTTAATTAATATTAACTGTTTATTATATATAGTAATAAGCAAAGCCTCTTCAGCAATGCAAAGACTAACTGATTTAAATGACTCATTACGTAAAAAAAATCACTATTTGCAAAACCGGTTAGATAAAGATAAAAGCTACGAAAACGAGTTAAAAGAGTTATCTCAACTCGAAGAACGCAATAAAATTGCTCAACAAATACACGATAACATTGGTCACACTATTACAGGAAGTGTGATGCAGTTAGAAGCTGCCAAAGCTTTACTAAAAATTAATCCTGAAAAATCTAGTTCCTTAATAGATTCAACTTTAAAAGTTTTACGAAAAGGTATGGAGCAAATAAGGCAAACCTTAACAGATATTAAACCTAGCTCAGAACAATTAGGCTTACACAACCTTAAGGTGCTTTTAAGTGAAACTCAAAAAGTAAATAGCTTAAAATATAACCTTTTTTATGATGAAAATATAGATGTAATAACTTATTTGCAGTGGAGAGTGATTTTAAAGAATGTAAAAGAGGCTATTACTAATACTGTAAAGTATAGTAAAGCTACAAAGCTGAACATAAAAATTGAGGTACTCAATAAACTTATAAAAGTTGAGGTTAAAGATAACGGAATTGGTGCTTTATCAGTTAAAAAAGGGCTTGGTATCTTAGGTATGGAAGAGCGTACCCAAAACTTAAACGGCACAGTTATTATTGATGGAAGTAATGGTTTTTCGGTTATAACAATACTGCCTCTTTAG
- a CDS encoding ABC transporter ATP-binding protein — protein sequence MNIVEIKALTKKFKDIIAVDNISLNIEQGEIYGLLGPNGAGKSTTIKIISGLLKKNKGEVLVLGKNIDKHSTFTKQNMGIVPQNITIYSDLTASENVSFFASLYGLKGEKLKKQTQEALEFVDLADKANQFPKSFSGGMKRRLNIACAIAHRPKLIIMDEPTVGIDPQSRNHILESVKKLNQLGCTIIYTTHYMEEVESLCSKIGIIDHGKLIAEGTNAELKSIVSDRKSIIISVDDSSKINTHKLSEIEGVIDVVVIDNILKIANKKEINNWDKIIMLLNKSEVIIKNIESEAPSLETVFLTLTGRKLRD from the coding sequence ATGAATATAGTTGAAATTAAAGCATTAACAAAAAAATTTAAGGACATAATTGCTGTTGATAACATTAGTTTGAATATTGAACAAGGTGAAATATATGGCTTGTTAGGTCCTAATGGTGCAGGTAAAAGTACGACAATTAAGATTATATCTGGCTTACTTAAAAAGAACAAAGGCGAGGTATTAGTTTTAGGTAAAAATATAGATAAACACAGTACCTTTACCAAACAAAACATGGGAATAGTGCCTCAAAATATTACTATCTATAGTGATTTAACAGCAAGTGAGAATGTAAGTTTTTTTGCTAGCCTTTATGGTTTAAAGGGAGAAAAACTAAAAAAGCAAACTCAAGAGGCTTTAGAGTTTGTAGATTTAGCAGATAAAGCAAATCAGTTTCCTAAAAGTTTTTCTGGAGGAATGAAAAGGCGTTTAAATATTGCCTGTGCTATTGCACACAGGCCTAAGCTAATCATCATGGATGAACCAACAGTAGGCATTGATCCACAGTCTCGTAATCATATTTTAGAGTCTGTAAAAAAGCTTAATCAATTAGGTTGTACCATTATTTATACCACTCATTACATGGAAGAGGTTGAGTCTCTATGTAGTAAAATAGGTATTATTGATCATGGTAAACTGATAGCAGAAGGAACAAATGCAGAGCTTAAATCTATTGTAAGTGATCGAAAATCTATTATCATTTCAGTAGATGACAGCTCTAAGATCAACACCCATAAATTAAGTGAAATAGAGGGTGTTATAGATGTTGTGGTTATTGATAACATACTAAAAATTGCTAATAAAAAAGAGATTAATAATTGGGATAAAATCATTATGTTGCTCAATAAAAGTGAAGTTATTATTAAAAACATAGAGAGTGAAGCACCTAGTTTAGAGACAGTATTTTTAACTTTAACAGGTAGAAAACTAAGGGATTAA
- a CDS encoding ABC transporter permease, whose amino-acid sequence MLNIIKKELKHSLRNRRALLLFILFPLILMWILSTVFAGQFSSSTLNYEGVSVLYTIDTESHLYEGFNEFTAVLNEMNINFVKINNKEEAIKQIENNNYVCYIELSEQNKAVTMFKNNTKGTTTSSFIESLLSTFVQEFNLRYEIGKINPSALANFNSKKSNHVKVVSLKGENEIRSIDYFGITMLTLIIMYSINTGLGSITREQTLKTGDRIIETPLPKYKLFLGKVVGCFIVTILQMILVISFSIFALGVNYGNDVITVFCIIMSEIFMCISLGIGIALIVKKEEIGNGLISLGVPLMVFLGGGYFPIDDFGGKTLATIAKLSPVKWVNESIFNIIHLQQYHTVATTLTINLSIALIMLVLSSRSFSKREEL is encoded by the coding sequence ATGTTAAACATAATAAAAAAAGAATTAAAACATAGCTTAAGAAACAGGCGTGCTTTATTACTCTTTATTCTTTTTCCGTTAATCTTAATGTGGATTTTAAGCACCGTATTTGCAGGACAGTTTAGCAGTAGTACGCTTAATTACGAAGGAGTATCTGTACTCTACACAATTGATACTGAGTCTCACCTATATGAAGGTTTTAATGAGTTCACAGCTGTGCTTAATGAAATGAATATTAACTTTGTAAAAATAAATAACAAAGAAGAAGCCATTAAACAAATAGAAAACAATAACTATGTTTGTTATATAGAGTTAAGTGAGCAAAACAAAGCTGTTACTATGTTTAAAAATAATACTAAAGGCACAACTACCTCAAGTTTTATTGAAAGTTTATTGTCAACTTTTGTGCAAGAGTTTAATTTACGGTATGAAATTGGGAAGATCAACCCATCAGCGTTAGCCAATTTTAATAGTAAAAAATCAAATCACGTTAAAGTAGTTTCATTAAAAGGGGAAAATGAGATAAGATCAATTGATTATTTTGGAATCACAATGTTAACTCTTATTATTATGTATTCAATAAATACAGGCTTAGGTAGCATAACTCGCGAACAAACCTTAAAAACAGGCGATCGTATTATTGAAACACCTTTACCCAAATATAAGTTATTTTTAGGAAAAGTTGTGGGTTGTTTTATTGTAACTATATTGCAAATGATATTAGTAATTAGCTTTAGTATTTTTGCTTTAGGTGTTAACTATGGTAACGATGTAATTACCGTATTCTGTATTATTATGTCTGAGATATTTATGTGCATTTCTTTGGGTATAGGAATAGCTTTGATTGTAAAAAAAGAAGAGATTGGTAATGGTTTAATTTCTTTAGGAGTACCACTTATGGTCTTTTTAGGCGGAGGTTATTTTCCTATTGACGACTTTGGAGGAAAAACTTTAGCTACTATTGCAAAGTTGTCACCTGTGAAATGGGTTAATGAATCTATTTTTAATATTATTCATTTACAACAATATCACACAGTAGCTACTACTTTAACCATAAATTTAAGTATAGCTTTAATAATGTTAGTTTTATCTTCACGAAGCTTTAGTAAAAGGGAGGAATTATAA
- a CDS encoding ABC transporter permease — protein sequence MQNILCITKKNFIQLFRKKLNIFVYLVLPILITSVIFGITAKSNVYKYTMGVIDKDNSQISRDMLSYLEKTNKFALIPIEDSEVEEKVVSRNLSFVFSIPKGFADSIKKGVKQNVEVVSIQGQQTTIFIKQFANMYINNLNDIYKASGGNTETFNKIYKSFQEGEFTYNTTYIKDKSITKSSTEISMGLFIMIVLVAASTTSSMLLEEKRNKTYYRISTAPVKPFQIVFANVLVNILIITIQICFVLLMITKVFGVNVYVPVLQLFIILFTFGFAAIGIGMMIMAFSKSSATAGLLGTLIITPSCMLAGCFWPRSIMPKMLQKVSLFIPHSWAMDSINKIQMGKSFADIRINIVITLLFAVVFFLIVAYKIKRANENDEFI from the coding sequence ATGCAAAATATTTTATGTATAACTAAAAAGAATTTCATACAGCTTTTTAGAAAAAAGTTAAACATATTTGTTTATTTAGTTCTTCCTATTTTAATAACTAGTGTTATATTTGGCATAACTGCAAAGTCAAATGTTTATAAATACACTATGGGAGTTATAGATAAAGATAATAGCCAGATTTCTAGAGATATGCTAAGTTACTTAGAAAAGACTAATAAGTTCGCTTTAATACCTATAGAAGATAGTGAAGTAGAAGAAAAAGTTGTTTCCCGAAACCTTAGTTTTGTATTTTCTATACCAAAAGGTTTTGCTGACTCAATTAAAAAAGGAGTAAAACAAAATGTAGAAGTTGTGTCTATACAGGGGCAACAAACTACTATATTCATTAAGCAGTTTGCCAATATGTATATTAATAATTTAAATGATATATATAAAGCATCTGGGGGTAATACTGAAACCTTTAATAAAATATATAAATCTTTTCAAGAAGGAGAATTTACTTATAATACAACATATATAAAGGATAAATCAATTACTAAAAGCTCAACGGAAATATCTATGGGTTTGTTTATAATGATTGTTTTAGTAGCAGCATCTACTACCTCGAGTATGTTATTAGAAGAAAAACGTAATAAAACATATTATAGAATAAGTACAGCACCAGTTAAGCCTTTTCAAATAGTTTTTGCGAATGTCTTGGTAAATATTTTAATTATAACTATTCAAATATGCTTTGTATTACTTATGATAACTAAGGTGTTTGGGGTAAATGTTTATGTTCCAGTTTTACAATTATTTATAATTTTATTTACTTTTGGCTTTGCTGCTATTGGCATTGGCATGATGATTATGGCGTTTTCAAAGTCATCAGCTACCGCAGGTTTATTGGGGACCCTTATTATAACTCCTAGTTGTATGTTAGCTGGTTGTTTTTGGCCAAGAAGTATAATGCCAAAGATGCTTCAAAAGGTAAGCTTGTTCATTCCCCATTCTTGGGCAATGGATTCCATAAATAAAATTCAAATGGGAAAATCATTTGCAGATATAAGAATAAACATTGTAATAACCTTACTATTTGCAGTCGTATTCTTTTTGATTGTAGCATATAAAATAAAAAGAGCTAACGAAAACGATGAATTTATTTAG
- a CDS encoding PadR family transcriptional regulator, with translation MKINKALQTGSTTLLLLKLLEAKDMYGYEMIEQLANQSQNVFELKAGTLYPLLHSLHKKGFVKSYDSKTEKGRVRKYYKITKDGLAHLIEKELEWSKYTSAVIEC, from the coding sequence ATGAAAATCAATAAAGCATTACAAACAGGCAGTACTACTTTATTATTATTAAAGCTACTTGAAGCCAAAGATATGTATGGTTATGAAATGATTGAACAACTAGCTAATCAGTCACAAAATGTATTTGAGTTAAAAGCAGGTACGTTATATCCACTGTTGCATAGCTTACATAAAAAAGGTTTTGTAAAATCTTACGACAGTAAAACTGAAAAAGGTAGAGTGCGTAAATACTATAAAATAACTAAAGATGGTTTAGCTCATTTAATTGAAAAAGAATTAGAGTGGAGTAAATACACTTCTGCAGTTATCGAGTGTTAA